In Sus scrofa isolate TJ Tabasco breed Duroc chromosome 12, Sscrofa11.1, whole genome shotgun sequence, the DNA window TGCTGCTCACTGAGAAGCTTCATCAGGAGGCCTGTCCTGGAGATGAGCTTGGCACAGGCCAGCTGCACTTGGGGCTCGGAGCAGTCCATCTTCAACGTCCGGATAACATGAGAAATGAGCCGCCTCACGTCATTGTTGGGGATGAGGGACTGAAGCTGCTGGTTCAGCTGAGCTTCAAACTGACTCCCCGGGGAGGAAACTCCTGGGGAAATGAAGCTTGTGGGCGTAGAGGCCACGTCGGTGCCCACATTGTGGTGCTCCCATTGGATTGCGCTGGTGTGTTGACCAGTGGGCATGACGTTGTCTGCAGTCGTGGCAGAATATTCTGTAGGAAGTGTCCCCTGGGCAGTGGGTCCAGGGATAGGTCCCGACAAAGTAGTTGTTCCTGAAGTAGGAAGTTCTTCAAAAACAACTTGCGGAGTATCTTTTTCTGAGATAATGTGTTCTGTAGAAGGttctgaaggagaaaaggattCTGGAGAAGGCTGTTCCTGAAGAGTCAGTTCTCCTGAAGGTGAGGAAGCCTCTTGTGAAGGGGAGTTTATGAGGCTCCTCACGGCAGAGGACAGAGGCCTCAATGCAAGCAGCAGTCTGTAGCTTGAGCCTTTGTCTCTGAAGGCCTGTCTGTTTTGGGGCTCAGGTGTTCTGTGAAGCACAGGAGAGTGAGAAGGATGGAAGGAGTCTATTTTTCTGGGATATGAGATTGTCTCAGAAGCCTTCCTATTCTTGACTCTCGCATTGGCATCTACCAGAACAAAAAGTGTGTCCGACAGGTCCTCTGATGTCTTTTTGACCGTTGCTGGGGCTTTTGGATGGATAGAGGCAGCAGGCCTGCCCCTCGAGTACTGTTTCAGGAAAGAAGAGACTTCTGCTTTATGTTCCCTTCCGAATGAAGGCTCTTTTTGCAAGGAGTCTGCCACTCGCTTCCTGGGCCTCTGCACCACCCACAGCTGTTCCAGTTCCCTGGCGGAGGGCCCCCCGAGCTTGCTTCCTTTGGTAGTGGTCTCTACAAATGGCTGGGCGGTCTCTTTTCTCCTGATGCTCTGCCTTCTCATTGCTCTGAAGTGCCTTTTCTTTATGCCCCTCGGGCCCTTGAGGACCCTGTTCACCTTCAGCGGCCTTTTGTCTACGCTCTCAATCTCCTCGAGGCTCTCTGCCTGTGTTCGGGCGGTTTCCAATTTCTTTCGAAGGATCTGGCGTCTCAGTTTTGGACTTAAAATGTTGGAATATATAAGCAtggcagttttttctttcttcataacTTCATcaattttttcttgaatttctgcATCTAACAAATTTTCCAGAAAACGGAGTTGCCTCAATTTATTTGTATAACCTGACGTGCCGGATTCAGGGTTAACAGGAGGGTTCCCGGTGTGGGTTTTCAAGTGGCCCGGTGGGATGTCTGCCTCTGCTACATTTGAAAACAGAAGCTGGATGAATGGCAGTAATGTTGATTCTACATCTTCTAGATTTCCCTCTGAGAAATACGGCAGGATGTAATTGAGTGCACTGATAACATCACTTTCGTCACTAAAGTCCAACTGCTCATTCATGAAGCTCGACAAGCTGACACCACTCTTGTCTGAGGACGGCCTCTCTGGTTCAATCATCAGCTCGGTGCTGGTGTTCTTCTTCCGGGCTTGTAACACCTTCATGAACGATCCTTCTACATCCCCTAGAGATGTCTCTTTATCTGTCAAAAGAGAAGAGACTGGTTTTGATCCTTGAAGGCTGATGGCACGGCTCTTGTCCACAGCCCTGTATCCCAGTCAGACACCTTAGGCATCAGCAAACCTCTGAGTGCCACTTAGAGAGCAGACAAAGAAACCCAAACTTAGACCTATGATTGGCAACAACCAAAGGTGCAAAAGGTAGCCTCCGAAAAAGCGGCTCTTTATTCAGAGAATTCCATAACGTGAAATACAGCAACTATATATTTAGGATTATTCCCCTGGTCCCAGGACCCCAGAAAAGCCGAGGCTGGAAGACAAACACTCCCCGACTCAGCCGGGCCCTGCGGGTCTACTGCGACTCCTCCCTCAGGCTCACACACCCCATCCTGTCCTGCCTCAGAAGCAGAGGGgctgcctccccccacctcttcaGTGTGCTTGTGTTCTGGCTGCTATCACAGATGACCAcgaccacacctgcagctcccAGGTCCTCGCCTGgacttgtctttctccatctgcccACCGAGTCCTTTGCTCGGCCCCTGCTTCCATATATCCCAGCCCTCACGACAGAAGGTTCTACCCAGAAAAAAACACTATGTCCACCCTGGTTCTTTGCTAAAATTTGGGCAGGGATCTGGGGTGCAGGTTAAGAGATTTTCCAGGCTGTATGCCAATGTGGAAGGTTAATATGTGAGGCCCTAGAAGGCAAAAGGGAAAAAGCAACTTCTGTCAGAAGCCTACTCTGCTTTCATTTCACTTTGAATATTTCCAGCTCTGCTTGTGGAACCATCCAAAGCTTCTGACTAGGTGAAGGTAATGTGTACCACTGTGTAGCTGGGCTTCTCCTCCAGAAGGATTAAAagcatttggggtgggggtggtgagggtCAGGGGAGGAGGTAAAGAGTCACAAGAAAGGAGCAGCACAGATCGGGAGAGAGCCCAAAACCGGGGACAGGAGGTCTGAGCACTAGGCCACGACACTTAACGCCTCTGATCTTgcttttcctcacctgtaaaaggagattaaaaatgccttttctgccCACTTCTGGTGGAGAAGGGAGTAATACCATtggtcaaaaatttttttttgaaaaataagcaaCCTCGACTTTATATAAATAGCAAAGTGTTACCTATAATGTGTTCTAGATCATTGATAGAGACGCGTATTCAAGCCATCTGGGCAGGAAAGCAGGTTTTGGAAGTTCTTAAGTTAGTGTCCATAAATCTATTATATAGAAAAATAGTTGAAAGCACCTAAGTGTTTTGTGGCTAGAGAAGCTTGAGATTTAGAGCAAGTTCAGAGCTGGACAGTCTAAGAATAAAATAGCTCTCCTACCCATTAGAAGGGCTAGATCACAGCTTCTGGTTATGGAACCAAAAATTCTCAGattccaaataaaacataaaacagcaTCACTTGTACTCTTTTATACaattgcaaaaaaacaaaataaaaatacacttacaCTCGTTGTGTAAGACAAAGGGTACTTGAGACTTAACGTACATAAAATCAGTGTACAGACTGGGATGCACTAGAGGAATAAGTTCTCATCTGCAGGGAGCACCGAATATAATATGTTAATTCCCTTCCCCTCTGCATTCCTTTCTCTTGCTCCTGTATGTGGATCTGTCACATTATTAAGCTAAGGTAGCTGAGCTATTATTAGCTTAATAATGTAACCAAGAATCTAGGGAGTTGGAACtctgaatgaataaaaagaaggCAATTACATCATTAATTTAACAATTTATCATAATTgatgaaaaacaaacatgaaaaaggtTATCATCAGGCGATTCGGACTCACCACAACGTGTGCTGTTTTTCAGGCATCTGTCACAATGCAGCTTGACTGTCTTGCAGACAACTTCAATGTTACTTTTAAATTGGCAGAGGCAGCAAGCCATATGGCTAGGCAAGATCCTGTAAATGGAAATGCAGAGAATTAAATCTGTGGTAGAGGAGTTATTTGAGTAGGTAGGAGAGgcaggccacagccaccacagggCGGTGCCAAAAGGAGTTCTTGGGGCAGAAGAACTGGAGAACTGGAGAGGGACTAGTTGGTCAACTGCTgctcttggctgttgtaaattaTGGAGGAGGACAGAGGTTCCCAACAGAAGGATAAGGATGGCAGCAGAGAGAGCGTGCCTAGAGAAAAAGGTGATACGTATTAGAGTAGGGTGACACTGGCCTGTAGTTTAATTCAGAAGTATCTCCTCCCAACCCAACAGCTCACTTGGagttgtggaaagtaacatagtgtcttttctatcaaaggaaatcttggttactccattttgctccggcTCTGGCCTCCGCTGAATCAACCCTGCGAGACCCCCTTCCTCTTTACCTAttttcccagtaacaatttgttccaaattagccaaccgggaagaatgtgcaccctgacccgacccatgggaaggggacaggcacatcacctgcgttagggataaataggggagggtcctttgttcggcgcgcacactttttggagtgcccgcgcccttctgcagaagtaaagagccttgtcgagatttctccttgtccacgtgtctcactttccaacactgacGACCTGAGCCAGAGTTATTGTAATTTCCAACAGAGTTGACAGAACACACGAAGAGGGCAGACTTCTAAGAAAAGTCTGAACAAGTCCCCAACGTCTGGAGTCCCTTTCTCAATTCCTAGTTGTGAGTCGTAAAGATATTAGAAATTACTAATCAACACGTGGCTAAACAATAACAGAGATTGTATTGGCCAAATCTGGACAATCTGAACATTCAAAAGAAGAATATGAGCATTACAATAAGGTATAACATAACTAATTCGAAGAAGAGCACATGAGTCCCTAATGATTCTTataaagaaaagagggagagctCTTCTTTACAGAGTAATATTAGCTAATAAATGCATAAGGAATGATAGCGTCATCTTGGGAATTCCCGCTgcggtacagcgggttaaggatctggttgtctctgtggaggcgccggtttgattcctggccgagTGCAATGGTAAAGGATCTGGAAtcgccacagctgtagcagctctggctcagatctgatccctggcccaggagcttccatatgctgtgggggcagccaaaaaaagggaaagtgtCATGTTGCAACTACCAATGTAATAACTGATTCCAACAGAGATTATCATGGATGCATAGCTGGGTGACGAGTCGTTTGACAGTAGGATCCTCACTGATCCCAAAGCATCACCCGGATTATTTATTAACTACCAAGGGGGAAAATAACTTTACAATGAAGAGACATGGAACATATCACCTTAAGCAAATGATCAAACATAGCACTGGGCCACCAAAACTGAGCAAGTAGGAAGGATACAATGTCTATGAAGTAGTCATCCCCAAAATGTTTACTTTGAATCtaatgaagaaacaaacaaatccagATTGTAGGGCAATTTACAAGACAACTGGCTTGGACTCTTCAAAAATGCCAATttcataaaagaccaaaaaaagaaaaaagaaaaacagtagagAAATACTCTCAattaaaagagacaaagataTGACATGAGATGCCTAATCTTTGATTGGACCCtgtagcaaaacaaaacagacttaaagaatgtcattggtggGGTTCCCGCTGTGGGACAATGCGATTAGGTGGCGTCCTGGGAgcgcactgggatgcaggtttgatccccagcctggcccagtgggttaaggatccacagctgtggcttaggttgccactgcagctcagatctgatctggcctgggaactccatatgctacggagTGGCCAAAAATATGAAACAACAGTTTTTCAAGAAACTGCATCTCAGGCAGTAAGGTTCAGTGACCCCCAAGTGATGGAACATAAGGGAGTGAGCCCTATGATTGCCCCGTTTACTTCTTTGAGAGAGTTTCCCGGTCATAGGACAGGGAAGAGAAACCCAAGCAGAGACTGATGGACTCCCTGACTGAGGAAATGGAGCTGAGAGTCCGGGAAAACCAAGGTGAACGGCTTCACAAAGCAGAAtactagagagaaaagaaatgcacaGACAAAGAACTCTGGAGATAGGCAGAGGGATCTCTTGAGTATTCAACAAAGTGTTGGGCAGTGCAGGTGTGTGAGGACATACTTGAGGCCAGGAAAATAACCACATGAaaggagtaataataataaatggctTTCGCACTATCACACAGCATTGGAAACAGCACCTGTTCCTACAAGCCAGACAGGAAAACCTTATGATACGCAGGAAGGACTTGTCTCCGCAGCTGCAAATAATGAGCTCCAGACTAAGGGCTACTTGTGGTCATACCTAACAAATCTTAAAAACTAGaccgagggagttcccatcgtggtgcagcggaaattaacctgactagtatccatgaggatgagctttcaatccctgacctcgctcgagtgggtcagggatgcggcattgccatgagctgtggtataggtcacgacacggcttggatccggcattgctgtggctgtggtgtgggctggcagctgtagctctggttcaacccctagcctgagaacttccatgtgccacaggtgcagccttaaaaagcaacaacaacaaaaaaccctagacctaaaagataaaacaaagctCAGGTATTTTATAAGAATATACGAATATATAGCACACAATAAACCACGATTCACAATGTCTGGAATTTGAGAAAAATCACCAAGCATGCAAAGCAGCAGGAAAATAGGACCCACAGTGAGGCGAAAAAGGAATCAAAACCAACCCATAATCTATGCAGATGTTAGAATTAGcacaaaagaacatttaaaattgtatttacatAGGAAACAAGTTATTATGACTGTATTTCATATGTTCAAAACATCCAGGCGGAAGTCTGAAAATGTAAAGTAGAAGCACAGAAGATGTAAAACACACCCAAATTGAGCttctagagattaaaaacaatttctaaatgaaaaagatacaggACGGTGTTAAGGGCACATTAGACACTGCAGAAGAAAGGGTCAGTGAACCTTAAGGCATAGAAACTATCCACAATGAAACACAAAGGgtaacaaaacaacagaaatcacaTAACGGCTGGGAGGGGAGAAATGAAAGTACATTCGTTTAAGTTTCCTACACTAGTCAGGAATTTTATTGATGAAAATTATACATGAGTAAATCTGACTTcggaaaataataaaacaaacctaAAAAAACTAAGGGAAAACAAATGTCAGAAAAATCAACTCACAGTTTCTCCAATTCAAGGGTCATCATGAGGATACTTTCAACTGTTGTAAGTGACACTTGCGTCGTTCCCAGGTCTCTGAAGGAAAAGCCCAAACATGCATGAtataaacacaaagacaaaaatcctagccttaaaaaaagatgcttaacatggAATTACTTCCATTCTGGCTTCCTACTTGCCATCAATGATAATGCCCTTTGGAGCTCTTGttgaagaaatttaaatttacttgCATCATCAAATTAATGGCCTTGGTGCTGAAcagtataatctttttttattattttttttgtctttttagggccacaggtgtggcatatggaagttcctaggctgagggtcgaatcagagcgggagctgccggcccacaccacagccacagcaactagtgatccgaggcgtgtctgcggcctacaccacagctcacggcaacaccggatccccaacccactaagcgaggccagagatcaaacccaggtcctcatggatactagccaggttcattaccactgagccaggacaggaactcacACCAGCTAAAATTTAAATTGTCACTTTTTAGGCAAAAATACTCAATCTCTGATGAAAGTGCAAAAGAGCAGAAATCATCTCATGAGCCATGAGACTGCTGGGATACTTACAAATATCTTAATGCTGGTAATTTATAAAGATAAGAATCTTCAACCGTTGTCAAAGGATTACGGCTGAGAACTCTGAAAAATGGAATGGAATTAAAATTATCCGCATTTTCAGTTACTTCCATGaaagtttatattcattttttggtatggaacttgaaggaaaaaatcattttccatctTTACTTATAAATCACCCTTCGAATCCATAAAGCACTCTTTCTTTGGAAACTACCCAAGTATCCAGGAGATAAAGACAAgcgaaagagaaagaaatagaaaaagaaaaggccgatagcaaagaaaaaatattccaaagaacTTTTTAGTTCAAAGACCCTAGAAGTGACTACGCTGGCAGGAAGCCCTTGCTCTgtaagaaatgctttttttttttttttaatcattttgggctgtcctgcggcatatggagttcctgggccagggatcagatctgagtttcagtcatgacctgagccacagctgcgggatccttaacccactgtcaggTGGAGATCAAATCTGccacccagcactcccaagaggccaccGATCCCGTTGCGCCTCAGCAGGAACTTTAAGAAAGGCCATTTTTTAGTGTCCTCCATAATTCAAACTGtttttcatctctagaaatttttttacatttcatggTTTAAACTACATAGCTGAAGACAAAAATAGGAGCCAAAGAGGAGAGAAATCCAAGAGAAACTGGTAAAAGCCATACTCCCATCACATAAtcccatatgtattcttttttcttctttttataaaagctgtacccatggcacatggaagttcccaggctaggggtcgaattggagctctagctgctggcctccaccacagccacggcaacaccggatccaagccgcatctatgacctacaccacagctcacagcaatgccaggcccttaacccacggagcaaggccagggattgcacccacatcctcatggatactactagggttggttaacgctgagccactctgggaactcctcccatggGTATTCCTGTACCACAGCCTTTGTTACTGTGTGTGTCATCGCTTGTTTATCTGCCAGTCTCCTGGAATGCTAGCTCCTTGACAGCACGAACCACACTTTAGTGTCATTGCTGTCTCTGTGTTAGTCATGGCGCCTAATATTTACTAGGTATTTAATCAGTATTTGATGAATAAATCAATAACATTtgtttatatatcaataaaatgaacacattcaTTTTTGGAATACATCTTTATTCCAAAATGCTGGAATAGATTTTCTTCtcaactccttaaaaaaaataagcaaaaccaaaccaaaacaaacaaaacaaaaaccacagaacaggaagaaagaaaataaaaatggagttcccgtcgtggcgcagtggttaacgaatccgactagaaaccatgaggtttcgggtttgatccctggccttgctcagtgggttggggatccggcattgccgtgagctgtggtgtaggtcacagacacggctcgggtcctgatttgctgtggctctggcgtaggacgggggctacagctttgattcgacccctagcctgggaacctccacatgccgtgggagcggcctaagaaagagcaaaaagacaaaaaaaaaaaaagagagagagaaagtaaaaatcTTTCTTAGGTTAACTTTATTCAAAAATCATTCGTGTATTTTTGCAGAATATTGTAAAGATAATGATCATAACTAATGTTTTGGGGGTTGCCAGGCACCTGTGAATAGCATttaacatttaattctcacagtaacCTTATGggatagatattattattacccCATTGTACAAATGAggtaactgaggcacagagaggttagataACTTGTCCTAACCTCATCAAGCTCAGAAGAGGGACagctggaatttgaactcagTTCTGACTCTAAAGCCTGTGTCTAACCTgtatgaaaaaaaagggggggg includes these proteins:
- the LOC110255209 gene encoding leucine-rich repeat-containing protein 37A2-like isoform X2 encodes the protein MQFLHKLDLGTTQVSLTTVESILMMTLELEKLILPSHMACCLCQFKSNIEVVCKTVKLHCDRCLKNSTRCDKETSLGDVEGSFMKVLQARKKNTSTELMIEPERPSSDKSGVSLSSFMNEQLDFSDESDVISALNYILPYFSEGNLEDVESTLLPFIQLLFSNVAEADIPPGHLKTHTGNPPVNPESGTSGYTNKLRQLRFLENLLDAEIQEKIDEVMKKEKTAMLIYSNILSPKLRRQILRKKLETARTQAESLEEIESVDKRPLKVNRVLKGPRGIKKRHFRAMRRQSIRRKETAQPFVETTTKGSKLGGPSARELEQLWVVQRPRKRVADSLQKEPSFGREHKAEVSSFLKQYSRGRPAASIHPKAPATVKKTSEDLSDTLFVLVDANARVKNRKASETISYPRKIDSFHPSHSPVLHRTPEPQNRQAFRDKGSSYRLLLALRPLSSAVRSLINSPSQEASSPSGELTLQEQPSPESFSPSEPSTEHIISEKDTPQVVFEELPTSGTTTLSGPIPGPTAQGTLPTEYSATTADNVMPTGQHTSAIQWEHHNVGTDVASTPTSFISPGVSSPGSQFEAQLNQQLQSLIPNNDVRRLISHVIRTLKMDCSEPQVQLACAKLISRTGLLMKLLSEQQEAKASKAEWDTDQWKTENYINENTEAQGEQKESSELTKDVPGYGYNNKLILAISVAVVLMLLIVILCLIEVYSRRRTLREGKVGRRRGFFGFLLRKRRSGESESEGFFWRRRPLWLRDTYRPLSATRKKNMAEKLHDKESSDEEEIFHKGAGEVSEAPADVILTIESDVEDLGEETDTAPEGPPE
- the LOC110255209 gene encoding leucine-rich repeat-containing protein 37A2-like isoform X1, with amino-acid sequence MQFLHKLVLSRNPLTTVEDSYLYKLPALRYLDLGTTQVSLTTVESILMMTLELEKLILPSHMACCLCQFKSNIEVVCKTVKLHCDRCLKNSTRCDKETSLGDVEGSFMKVLQARKKNTSTELMIEPERPSSDKSGVSLSSFMNEQLDFSDESDVISALNYILPYFSEGNLEDVESTLLPFIQLLFSNVAEADIPPGHLKTHTGNPPVNPESGTSGYTNKLRQLRFLENLLDAEIQEKIDEVMKKEKTAMLIYSNILSPKLRRQILRKKLETARTQAESLEEIESVDKRPLKVNRVLKGPRGIKKRHFRAMRRQSIRRKETAQPFVETTTKGSKLGGPSARELEQLWVVQRPRKRVADSLQKEPSFGREHKAEVSSFLKQYSRGRPAASIHPKAPATVKKTSEDLSDTLFVLVDANARVKNRKASETISYPRKIDSFHPSHSPVLHRTPEPQNRQAFRDKGSSYRLLLALRPLSSAVRSLINSPSQEASSPSGELTLQEQPSPESFSPSEPSTEHIISEKDTPQVVFEELPTSGTTTLSGPIPGPTAQGTLPTEYSATTADNVMPTGQHTSAIQWEHHNVGTDVASTPTSFISPGVSSPGSQFEAQLNQQLQSLIPNNDVRRLISHVIRTLKMDCSEPQVQLACAKLISRTGLLMKLLSEQQEAKASKAEWDTDQWKTENYINENTEAQGEQKESSELTKDVPGYGYNNKLILAISVAVVLMLLIVILCLIEVYSRRRTLREGKVGRRRGFFGFLLRKRRSGESESEGFFWRRRPLWLRDTYRPLSATRKKNMAEKLHDKESSDEEEIFHKGAGEVSEAPADVILTIESDVEDLGEETDTAPEGPPE